Proteins encoded in a region of the Parcubacteria group bacterium genome:
- a CDS encoding MGMT family protein produces MKYSFKEKVFRAVRRVSKGRTATYKEIAQEAGKPKAWRAIGNILNKNFDPKIPCHRVIRSDGKIGGYNRGADKKTLLLKKEKIR; encoded by the coding sequence ATGAAATATAGTTTTAAAGAAAAAGTTTTTAGGGCAGTTAGGAGAGTATCCAAAGGGAGAACGGCGACCTATAAAGAAATTGCCCAGGAGGCGGGGAAACCGAAGGCGTGGCGCGCGATCGGCAATATTTTAAATAAAAATTTTGATCCAAAAATTCCTTGTCATAGAGTGATTCGTTCGGACGGGAAAATTGGCGGCTACAATCGCGGTGCGGATAAAAAAACACTATTACTTAAAAAAGAAAAAATCCGCTAA
- a CDS encoding pilus assembly PilX N-terminal domain-containing protein: MKEINKNQSGIALILTVVISSIVLLVAGLIANIVATQVKLASDTGDSTIAIYAADSGIEWQLYQIRKGAPVPSPTMSNGASISTTVTGSYPNFTIKSLGSYGLVKRQFEVSF; encoded by the coding sequence ATGAAAGAAATAAATAAAAATCAATCAGGCATCGCTCTTATTTTGACGGTTGTCATTTCCTCCATTGTTTTATTGGTCGCGGGTTTAATTGCCAATATAGTTGCTACTCAGGTAAAACTAGCCAGCGATACAGGAGACTCAACCATTGCCATCTATGCGGCCGATTCCGGGATTGAATGGCAATTATACCAAATCAGAAAGGGCGCACCAGTTCCGTCGCCAACAATGTCTAATGGTGCTTCAATTTCGACAACTGTGACCGGTAGTTATCCAAACTTTACTATCAAGTCGCTGGGATCATACGGCCTGGTAAAACGACAATTTGAAGTTAGTTTCTAA
- the polX gene encoding DNA polymerase/3'-5' exonuclease PolX, whose product MKLSNKEIAKIIYEIGEYLEIKRIPFKPRAYEKAGYSIENLEEEVAEIYKKGGLKAVEDIPGVGISIAEKIEELIKTGHLKYYQMLKKSLPVNISELSRVEGVGPKAIFRLYKKLKVRNIGDLEKAAKAGKIAKMAGFGGKTEQKILKGIEFLKKSSGRFLLGDVLPLARTIEDRLKKIKSVDRVAIAGSIRRMQETVGDLDILVTSSKPQEVTDFFLKIPEIAHVYSSGSTKTMVRLKNGMDADIRVVADKSFGATLQYFTGDKRHNITLRALAEKMGYKLNEYGLFKGKKLIVGRTEEEIYKTLKMQTPPPEIRTDSGEIQVALKNKLPKLIGYNEIKGDLQVQTNWTDGENSIEEMAKAAFDAGLEYIAITDHTKSLAMTGGSDEKKLLKQMAAIDKIQSRIGGTKFRILKGAEVNILKDGSLDIEDAVLAKLDVVGIAVHSHFNLSRAEQTKRIIKAMINKNADILFHPTGRLIQKREPYDVDIDEIIKIAKETGTVLEIDADPHRLDLKDEYIRKAVGAGVKLSIDTDAHSKNSFHYLEFGIAQARRGWAKSSDIVNTRPWKEMLKLLK is encoded by the coding sequence ATGAAACTAAGCAACAAAGAAATAGCGAAAATTATTTATGAAATAGGCGAATATTTAGAAATAAAAAGGATACCTTTCAAACCTCGCGCGTACGAAAAAGCCGGTTATTCCATTGAAAATCTTGAAGAGGAAGTAGCGGAAATATATAAAAAAGGCGGATTAAAAGCCGTTGAAGATATCCCCGGCGTTGGCATTTCTATCGCGGAAAAGATTGAAGAACTTATTAAAACCGGTCATTTAAAATATTATCAAATGTTAAAAAAATCATTGCCGGTCAACATAAGCGAATTGTCGAGAGTTGAAGGCGTTGGGCCAAAAGCGATTTTCAGGCTTTATAAGAAACTTAAAGTTAGAAATATCGGTGATTTGGAAAAAGCGGCCAAAGCCGGAAAAATCGCCAAAATGGCGGGTTTCGGCGGCAAAACGGAACAAAAAATTTTAAAAGGCATTGAGTTTTTAAAAAAATCCAGCGGGCGGTTTCTTTTGGGAGATGTTTTACCGCTTGCAAGAACAATAGAAGACCGGTTGAAAAAAATAAAATCGGTAGATCGCGTAGCGATCGCCGGCTCTATCAGAAGAATGCAGGAAACAGTCGGTGATTTGGATATTTTAGTAACTTCGAGCAAACCACAAGAAGTGACAGATTTTTTCTTGAAAATTCCGGAAATCGCCCATGTTTATTCTTCTGGGTCTACGAAAACAATGGTGCGGCTAAAAAATGGTATGGATGCCGATATTCGTGTTGTGGCCGATAAAAGTTTCGGAGCTACTTTACAGTATTTTACCGGTGACAAGCGGCATAATATAACTTTGAGAGCCTTAGCCGAGAAAATGGGTTATAAATTGAATGAGTACGGACTTTTTAAAGGAAAAAAGTTAATTGTCGGAAGAACCGAAGAAGAAATTTATAAAACATTGAAAATGCAAACACCGCCTCCGGAAATAAGGACTGATAGCGGTGAAATTCAGGTCGCTCTAAAAAATAAACTTCCGAAACTTATAGGATACAACGAAATAAAAGGGGATCTTCAAGTCCAAACTAATTGGACTGATGGTGAAAACTCGATAGAAGAAATGGCAAAAGCCGCGTTTGATGCGGGGTTAGAATATATTGCCATTACCGATCACACAAAAAGTTTGGCGATGACCGGCGGCTCCGACGAAAAAAAATTACTAAAACAAATGGCTGCAATAGATAAAATTCAATCCCGCATCGGCGGGACAAAATTCAGGATCTTAAAAGGTGCTGAAGTCAATATATTAAAAGATGGCTCGCTTGATATAGAAGATGCGGTTTTAGCCAAGCTTGATGTCGTCGGGATCGCAGTTCATTCGCATTTCAATCTTTCCCGTGCAGAACAAACAAAACGAATTATAAAGGCGATGATAAATAAAAATGCCGATATATTATTTCATCCCACCGGCCGATTAATTCAAAAGCGCGAACCCTACGATGTTGATATAGATGAAATCATTAAAATAGCTAAAGAAACCGGCACCGTTCTTGAGATTGACGCTGATCCCCACCGTCTTGATTTGAAAGACGAATATATTCGCAAAGCGGTTGGGGCCGGAGTAAAACTATCCATTGATACCGATGCTCACTCAAAAAACAGTTTCCATTACTTGGAATTTGGCATCGCTCAAGCGCGCCGCGGCTGGGCCAAGTCATCGGATATTGTTAACACGAGGCCGTGGAAAGAAATGTTAAAATTATTAAAGTAA
- the infC gene encoding translation initiation factor IF-3: MLKKLKINNQITAVELRVTDEDGEQIGIMSREEALKLAQERGLDLIEVAPMAKPPVARIFDYGKYLYREQKEERKQRAKQKKDSSKIIRLNLNTGLNDLKIKAEKASEFLKEGTHVQIELVLKGRAKYHKTFSDLGKKKIEDFLKLISTPNKVISELKKQPRGFNITIIKQ; the protein is encoded by the coding sequence TTGTTAAAAAAACTTAAAATCAACAATCAAATAACCGCCGTAGAGTTGAGAGTAACAGATGAAGACGGGGAGCAAATCGGCATTATGAGCCGTGAAGAGGCGTTAAAGTTAGCCCAAGAAAGGGGCCTTGACTTGATTGAAGTGGCGCCAATGGCCAAGCCGCCGGTAGCCCGGATCTTCGACTACGGCAAATATCTTTACCGTGAGCAAAAGGAAGAAAGAAAACAAAGGGCTAAACAGAAAAAAGACTCTTCAAAAATCATCCGGCTCAATTTGAACACCGGTTTGAATGACTTAAAAATCAAGGCGGAAAAAGCAAGCGAGTTTCTAAAAGAAGGCACCCACGTTCAAATAGAACTTGTTTTAAAGGGCCGCGCCAAATACCATAAGACTTTTTCCGATTTAGGCAAGAAAAAAATTGAGGATTTTCTAAAATTAATCAGCACGCCAAATAAAGTTATTTCGGAACTAAAAAAACAGCCTCGAGGATTTAACATCACAATTATCAAACAGTAA
- a CDS encoding NUDIX hydrolase, with protein MIDKKFYKNLPRKRVASAALFLNKKKEILIVKPSYKPNWTLPGGIVDKDESPLAGCRREVKEEIGLYVKIKDLLLVDYTHNREKGDALKFIFFGGILGIEKIKCINIDQKEISEYKFSKPQEAIKLLNPKAMVRVVKCLESLESGQPIYLES; from the coding sequence ATGATAGATAAAAAATTTTATAAAAATTTACCAAGGAAAAGAGTTGCGTCAGCGGCTCTGTTTCTTAACAAGAAAAAAGAAATTTTAATTGTTAAACCATCTTATAAACCAAATTGGACTTTACCAGGAGGAATAGTTGATAAAGACGAGTCGCCACTAGCGGGTTGTAGACGCGAAGTGAAAGAAGAAATAGGATTGTACGTTAAAATTAAAGATCTCTTATTGGTTGATTACACCCATAATCGTGAAAAAGGCGATGCATTAAAATTTATATTTTTCGGTGGAATTTTGGGAATAGAAAAGATTAAATGCATAAATATAGACCAAAAGGAGATTAGCGAATATAAATTTTCTAAGCCGCAGGAAGCTATAAAATTATTAAATCCGAAAGCCATGGTAAGGGTTGTAAAGTGCCTGGAATCATTAGAAAGCGGGCAACCGATTTATCTAGAGAGTTAG
- a CDS encoding MFS transporter has protein sequence MFTSLVNKVIRTLVLGDIMFFSAFGLIGPIFAIFVTNQIIGATITTVGFAATINLLTRALAQMPVARYIDRHKGERDDFLFMVAGSTLVSIVPFIYLFVETPAHLYLAQVILGIGGALANPGWYAIFTRHIDKEKEGTEWTLENIGVGLAAAGAAAIGGILAERLGFQNLFIIVGVLSLVGVVIMISLYSTVVEMDHQHENDKL, from the coding sequence ATGTTTACATCATTAGTTAATAAAGTAATAAGAACTTTAGTGCTGGGTGATATAATGTTTTTTTCCGCCTTCGGGTTAATCGGCCCTATTTTTGCTATTTTCGTTACGAATCAAATTATCGGCGCCACTATTACTACCGTAGGATTTGCCGCCACAATCAACTTATTGACGAGAGCTTTAGCGCAGATGCCTGTGGCTCGCTATATAGATCGCCACAAGGGCGAAAGAGACGATTTTCTTTTTATGGTTGCCGGCTCAACACTGGTAAGTATCGTACCTTTTATTTATTTGTTTGTAGAAACACCCGCTCATTTATATTTAGCCCAGGTTATTTTGGGTATTGGCGGTGCCTTAGCCAATCCGGGTTGGTATGCGATTTTTACGCGTCATATCGATAAAGAAAAAGAAGGTACTGAATGGACTTTAGAAAATATCGGTGTCGGTCTTGCGGCAGCAGGCGCGGCTGCCATAGGAGGTATTTTAGCGGAACGCCTGGGTTTTCAAAATCTTTTTATTATTGTTGGTGTTTTATCTTTAGTCGGCGTGGTAATTATGATTTCACTTTACAGTACGGTAGTTGAAATGGATCATCAACACGAAAATGATAAATTATGA
- the rplT gene encoding 50S ribosomal protein L20 encodes MPRVKRGKIALKRREKILKYTKGFKWGRKSKERAAKEALLHAWVHAYRDRKVKKRTNRALWQIQINAAVRPEGLNYSRFMHGLKKAKIEIDRKILSELARSHPEIFKEIIEKAKIS; translated from the coding sequence ATGCCAAGAGTTAAACGAGGGAAAATAGCGTTAAAAAGACGCGAAAAAATATTAAAATATACCAAGGGTTTCAAGTGGGGCCGTAAATCAAAAGAAAGAGCCGCTAAAGAAGCTCTGCTTCACGCGTGGGTTCACGCTTACCGCGACCGGAAAGTCAAAAAAAGAACTAACCGCGCTCTTTGGCAAATTCAGATTAATGCCGCGGTAAGACCGGAAGGATTAAATTATAGCCGATTTATGCACGGCCTCAAAAAAGCCAAAATTGAAATTGACAGGAAGATTTTATCGGAACTGGCGCGCAGCCATCCCGAAATTTTTAAGGAAATAATAGAAAAAGCTAAAATAAGTTAA
- the rpmI gene encoding 50S ribosomal protein L35: MPKIKTNKSIQSRIKITGGGKLLRRPTHQSHFNAKESSRQTRIKHGVKQVKKSDYKSFIKYLPYAKS, encoded by the coding sequence ATGCCTAAAATAAAAACCAACAAATCAATACAAAGCCGCATTAAAATAACCGGAGGGGGTAAATTATTAAGGCGCCCAACACATCAGTCGCACTTCAATGCCAAAGAATCTTCTAGACAAACACGAATAAAACATGGGGTTAAGCAGGTAAAAAAAAGTGATTATAAATCGTTTATAAAATATCTTCCGTATGCCAAGAGTTAA